A genomic window from Providencia alcalifaciens includes:
- a CDS encoding MarR family transcriptional regulator yields MATQTEKMYRALVKLTHAQEIHREKKRETLLKDLGNYTLTQLHILSCIQQHDAVNNKVLSDALALTKAAVSKAVNKLLKDELITTYQVEDNQKSIFYQLTKEGEHIADIHHVLHEQAKANYLNFLATMDDETLAKAQLFLEALTNYLEE; encoded by the coding sequence ATGGCAACACAAACAGAAAAAATGTATCGAGCTTTAGTAAAGTTAACGCATGCACAGGAAATTCATCGAGAAAAAAAGCGTGAAACTTTATTGAAGGATTTAGGCAATTACACATTGACACAATTGCATATCTTGAGCTGTATTCAGCAGCATGATGCTGTGAATAATAAAGTGCTCAGCGATGCTTTGGCATTAACAAAAGCAGCAGTTTCAAAGGCTGTGAATAAATTATTGAAGGATGAATTGATCACAACATATCAAGTTGAGGATAACCAAAAGTCGATCTTTTATCAGTTAACGAAAGAAGGTGAGCATATTGCTGATATTCATCATGTATTGCATGAGCAAGCCAAAGCAAATTACTTGAATTTCTTAGCAACAATGGATGATGAAACATTGGCTAAAGCCCAGCTGTTCTTGGAAGCTTTAACAAATTACTTAGAAGAATAA
- a CDS encoding phosphotransferase, giving the protein MKQNQPEEDLVFSHGDFCLPNIFIDQGEISGFIDLGRSGIADRYQDIALCYRSLLHNFDGRYNGGMAYPNFDPNMLFEKLNITPDWEKIRYYILLDELF; this is encoded by the coding sequence TTGAAACAAAATCAGCCTGAGGAAGATCTCGTTTTTTCTCATGGTGATTTCTGTTTGCCCAATATCTTTATCGATCAAGGTGAGATCAGTGGTTTTATTGATTTAGGCCGAAGTGGTATTGCTGATCGTTATCAGGATATTGCATTGTGCTATCGCAGTTTATTGCATAATTTTGATGGACGATATAACGGCGGAATGGCTTACCCAAATTTTGATCCCAATATGCTGTTTGAGAAGTTGAATATCACACCTGATTGGGAAAAGATTCGCTATTACATTTTATTGGATGAATTGTTCTAA
- a CDS encoding CatB-related O-acetyltransferase, translated as MEKKHWSKVEYLHETVKNSNIIIKGQHSYYSDCWDQGFEASVVRYLYGDEESLKWEPLWHIDQLYIGDYVCIGAEAVILMGGNHTHRADWFSLYPFMETIEEAYQSKGDTHIHDGDWIGMRAMIMPGITIGEGAIIAAGSIVTKDVEPYAIVGGSPAQLMKYRFPPEIIQQLLALHIYDWAPEKFQVLRPFLTQNNIEALIEAEKNYPF; from the coding sequence ATGGAAAAAAAACATTGGTCAAAAGTGGAATATCTCCACGAAACTGTTAAAAACTCAAACATTATCATTAAAGGTCAACATAGCTATTACAGCGATTGCTGGGATCAAGGCTTTGAAGCTTCTGTTGTGCGCTATTTATATGGCGATGAAGAAAGCTTAAAGTGGGAGCCTTTATGGCATATTGATCAGCTATACATTGGTGATTATGTCTGCATTGGTGCAGAAGCTGTGATTCTTATGGGCGGCAATCATACACATCGCGCTGATTGGTTCAGCTTATATCCTTTTATGGAAACAATCGAAGAAGCTTATCAAAGCAAAGGTGATACACATATTCACGATGGCGATTGGATAGGCATGCGAGCGATGATTATGCCTGGTATTACAATTGGTGAAGGTGCAATCATTGCTGCAGGCAGCATTGTGACAAAAGATGTCGAGCCTTATGCCATTGTGGGTGGATCACCTGCGCAATTAATGAAATATAGATTTCCACCAGAAATCATTCAACAATTATTAGCATTGCATATTTATGATTGGGCACCTGAGAAATTTCAGGTACTTCGCCCATTCTTAACGCAAAATAATATTGAAGCATTGATTGAAGCTGAGAAAAATTATCCATTTTAA
- a CDS encoding transposase has protein sequence MPQVAARMASRDENTGRYQRHRPEQTLLYRIVEEYYPTFAAHLAAQGRELPGYVQREFDAYLKCGRLEHGFLRVRCESCHAEHLVAFSCKRRGFCPSCGARRMAESAALLVDEVLPVQPMRQWVLSFPFQLRFLFASRPEVMGRVLGIVYRVIATHLVKKAGYTHQAAKTGAVTLIQRFGSALNLNIHFHMLFLDGVYVERPNGTARFLWVRAPTSAELTQLAHTIAHRVGRYLERQGLLERDAENSYLALDAVDEDAMTPLLGHSITYRIAVGPQAGRKVFTLQTLPACDPEDQFGDMPGKVAGFSLHAGVAAKAHERSKLERLCRYISRPAVSEKRLSLTRGGNVRYQLKTPYRDGTTHVIFEPLDFIARLAALVPKPRVNLTRFHGVFAPNSRHRALVTPAKRGRGNKVRVADEPATPAQRRASMTWAQRLKRVFNIDIETCSGCGGAMKVIACIEDPIVIKQILDHLKHKAETSGTRALPESRAPPAELLLGLFD, from the coding sequence ATGCCCCAAGTGGCGGCCAGGATGGCCAGCCGGGACGAGAACACTGGTCGTTACCAGCGTCACCGGCCCGAGCAAACCCTGCTCTATCGGATCGTCGAAGAATACTACCCGACGTTCGCTGCCCATTTGGCGGCGCAGGGCAGGGAACTGCCCGGTTATGTGCAACGCGAGTTTGACGCCTACCTCAAATGCGGCCGTCTCGAACACGGCTTTCTGCGGGTGCGTTGTGAGTCGTGTCACGCTGAGCACCTGGTTGCGTTCAGCTGCAAACGTCGGGGCTTCTGTCCTAGTTGTGGCGCACGGCGTATGGCCGAAAGCGCCGCGCTACTGGTCGATGAGGTTCTGCCCGTACAGCCCATGCGCCAATGGGTACTCAGCTTTCCCTTTCAATTGCGCTTTCTGTTCGCCAGCCGGCCGGAGGTCATGGGCCGGGTGTTGGGCATCGTTTACCGCGTCATCGCCACGCATCTGGTCAAGAAAGCGGGCTATACCCACCAAGCGGCCAAGACCGGTGCCGTCACCCTGATCCAGCGCTTCGGCAGTGCACTGAACCTCAACATTCACTTTCACATGCTGTTCCTCGATGGCGTGTACGTTGAGCGTCCCAATGGAACAGCCCGGTTCCTCTGGGTCAGGGCGCCGACCAGCGCCGAACTCACCCAACTGGCGCACACCATCGCCCATCGGGTCGGCCGCTATTTGGAGCGGCAAGGCCTACTGGAGCGGGATGCTGAAAACAGTTACCTGGCCTTGGATGCGGTGGATGAAGATGCGATGACTCCACTGCTGGGGCATTCCATCACGTATCGCATCGCCGTGGGGCCACAGGCAGGGCGCAAGGTGTTCACCCTGCAGACACTGCCCGCCTGCGACCCGGAAGATCAGTTTGGTGACATGCCCGGTAAGGTTGCCGGTTTCTCGCTACATGCCGGCGTAGCGGCCAAGGCCCATGAGCGCAGCAAACTCGAACGGCTGTGCCGGTACATCAGCCGCCCGGCGGTATCCGAGAAGCGGCTGTCGTTAACACGAGGCGGCAACGTGCGCTACCAGCTCAAGACGCCGTACCGGGACGGCACCACGCACGTCATTTTCGAACCATTGGATTTCATTGCAAGGCTGGCCGCCCTGGTACCGAAGCCCAGAGTCAACCTAACCCGCTTCCACGGGGTGTTCGCACCCAACAGTCGGCACCGGGCGTTGGTCACGCCGGCAAAACGGGGCAGGGGCAACAAGGTCAGGGTGGCTGATGAACCGGCAACACCAGCACAACGGCGAGCGTCGATGACATGGGCGCAACGGCTCAAGCGTGTTTTCAATATCGACATCGAGACCTGCAGCGGCTGCGGCGGCGCCATGAAAGTCATCGCCTGCATTGAAGACCCTATAGTGATCAAGCAGATCCTTGATCACCTGAAGCACAAAGCCGAAACCAGCGGGACCAGGGCGTTACCCGAAAGCCGGGCGCCACCGGCTGAGCTGCTCCTGGGTCTGTTTGACTGA
- the estT gene encoding macrolide hydrolase EstT, protein MKEKIVKKNGIRLFTESFGCEKDPAILLIAGATVSMLYWDAEFCQKLSEKGFFVIRYDNRDVGKSTNYEPGSTPYDIVDLTHDAISILDGYKIVKANFVGISLGGLISQIASIKYADRVSSITLISSGPWGDSDPTIPEMDTRILDFHGKAETVDWTNEDSVANYLIQGAELMSGRKQFDKQRSEKLIRAEFKRANNYISMFNHAALQGGEEYWNRLSEINQPTLIVHGTDDKIWHFKNSAVLLEKINGSKLITLDGTGHELHFEDWNKIIDGITQHTTNNKRMNK, encoded by the coding sequence ATGAAAGAGAAAATAGTTAAAAAAAACGGAATAAGACTTTTTACCGAAAGTTTTGGATGTGAAAAAGATCCGGCAATACTCTTGATTGCGGGAGCAACGGTATCCATGTTGTATTGGGATGCTGAATTTTGCCAGAAACTATCTGAAAAGGGATTTTTTGTTATTCGCTACGACAATAGGGACGTAGGAAAATCTACTAATTACGAACCGGGTTCAACCCCCTATGATATTGTTGACTTAACCCATGATGCTATTTCAATTTTGGACGGCTATAAAATAGTCAAAGCCAATTTTGTGGGAATTTCACTGGGCGGACTGATTTCTCAAATAGCATCAATAAAATATGCCGACAGGGTAAGTTCAATAACACTAATCTCATCAGGTCCTTGGGGCGACTCAGACCCCACAATTCCTGAAATGGATACGCGTATTTTAGATTTTCACGGAAAAGCTGAAACCGTAGATTGGACAAATGAAGACAGTGTGGCAAATTATTTAATTCAAGGTGCTGAATTGATGAGCGGCAGGAAACAATTTGACAAACAAAGAAGTGAAAAACTGATTAGAGCCGAATTTAAAAGAGCTAATAACTATATAAGTATGTTCAATCATGCGGCACTGCAAGGTGGTGAAGAATACTGGAACAGATTGAGCGAAATCAATCAACCAACCTTAATTGTACACGGAACGGACGATAAAATATGGCATTTTAAGAATTCAGCAGTTTTACTTGAAAAGATAAACGGCTCAAAACTAATAACGCTTGATGGAACCGGACACGAACTACATTTCGAAGATTGGAATAAAATTATTGATGGAATAACGCAACATACAACAAATAACAAAAGAATGAACAAATAG
- a CDS encoding phosphotransferase, which produces MINNLPINIREHLGDRTYRIDNVGMSNANVMFYEDLVLKVEKSTAEAQREHQMYQWLQGQLPLPNIVKAMEHEEHHYLLMEKLKGEYACSDFWLKQPESLVEMLVQALQMLWNIPIEHCPYDATLSQKLKHAEYNVEHGLCDMDDAEAGTYGENGFFRHPKHY; this is translated from the coding sequence ATGATAAACAATTTACCCATTAATATTCGTGAACATTTGGGCGATCGCACTTATCGAATTGATAATGTTGGCATGTCGAATGCTAATGTGATGTTTTATGAAGATTTGGTCTTGAAGGTTGAAAAATCTACTGCTGAAGCTCAGCGTGAACATCAAATGTATCAATGGTTACAAGGTCAATTACCATTACCAAATATTGTTAAAGCCATGGAGCATGAAGAACATCATTATCTTTTAATGGAAAAGTTAAAAGGTGAATATGCATGCTCTGATTTTTGGTTAAAACAACCTGAATCATTGGTGGAAATGTTGGTGCAAGCGCTACAAATGTTATGGAATATTCCGATTGAGCATTGTCCTTATGATGCGACATTGTCGCAGAAATTAAAGCATGCAGAATACAATGTGGAACATGGTTTGTGTGATATGGATGATGCAGAAGCGGGTACTTATGGTGAGAATGGTTTTTTTCGTCACCCAAAGCATTACTAG
- a CDS encoding nuclear transport factor 2 family protein: MHKYQKLVAESFEVLFDANQSVDDVRPFFANNYTQWVDGKSLDYDGFFQHVVALKEVIATAHVEFIEFMVEGDTAADIHDVFVTKKNGETLHVRVIAFFTFENNQIASVREMTHLLEGNESDHDLGSRT; encoded by the coding sequence ATGCATAAATATCAGAAATTAGTGGCTGAATCATTTGAAGTATTATTCGATGCGAATCAATCAGTGGATGATGTTAGACCGTTTTTTGCAAATAACTATACACAATGGGTGGATGGTAAAAGCTTGGATTACGATGGTTTCTTTCAGCATGTTGTCGCATTGAAAGAAGTGATTGCTACAGCTCATGTAGAATTCATTGAATTTATGGTGGAAGGCGATACAGCTGCGGATATTCACGATGTATTTGTGACTAAAAAGAATGGTGAAACATTACATGTACGAGTGATTGCATTTTTCACGTTTGAGAACAATCAAATTGCTTCTGTGCGTGAAATGACACATCTATTGGAAGGTAATGAAAGCGATCACGATTTAGGTTCAAGAACCTAA
- a CDS encoding SDR family oxidoreductase has product MTFNNNENTRVWFITGASSGLGYEFTKKALESGEKVVGVARNIEKLNELKCQFEGMLLPLSLDVTDRSAVSTTVETAIKHFGRLDIVINNAGNMVMGMIEEFSEDEVRSQMETNFFGTVWVSQAVMPYLRAQESGHIIQISSIGGLISGPMSGIYSASKFALEGFSEALAQEAAHFGIKVSIVEPGGYWTNLYLKMSFTTQKKEYDSLREKLAQQYSNESVDSDPKLAAEAIMKLVNSENPPLRLVLGSLVYDLAVENAEKRIFTWKEWESVSRSSEHGIPAPEGYGIIEE; this is encoded by the coding sequence ATGACATTTAATAACAATGAAAATACACGTGTGTGGTTTATTACAGGTGCAAGCAGTGGACTAGGATACGAATTCACAAAAAAAGCATTGGAGTCAGGAGAGAAGGTTGTTGGTGTTGCTAGAAATATTGAAAAACTGAATGAGTTAAAATGCCAGTTTGAAGGAATGTTACTTCCTTTAAGTCTTGATGTTACTGATAGAAGTGCTGTTTCGACTACAGTGGAAACTGCCATTAAACATTTTGGAAGACTCGATATTGTCATTAACAATGCAGGGAATATGGTAATGGGAATGATTGAAGAATTTAGTGAAGATGAAGTTAGAAGCCAAATGGAAACTAATTTCTTCGGTACAGTATGGGTAAGTCAAGCTGTTATGCCGTACTTGCGGGCACAAGAATCAGGTCATATTATCCAGATATCTAGTATTGGTGGACTGATTAGTGGTCCAATGTCGGGAATCTATAGCGCTAGTAAATTTGCTTTAGAAGGATTTAGCGAGGCTTTAGCACAAGAAGCTGCACATTTTGGTATAAAAGTATCTATCGTAGAACCTGGAGGTTACTGGACGAATCTATACTTAAAAATGAGTTTTACTACACAGAAAAAAGAGTATGATTCATTACGTGAAAAGTTGGCCCAACAATATTCAAACGAATCGGTGGATAGTGATCCTAAGTTAGCCGCCGAAGCTATAATGAAACTGGTTAATAGTGAGAATCCGCCTCTCCGATTAGTTCTGGGAAGCCTTGTATATGATTTAGCTGTTGAAAATGCAGAAAAACGTATATTTACATGGAAAGAGTGGGAATCAGTCAGTCGTTCTTCGGAACATGGGATTCCTGCACCAGAAGGATACGGAATAATTGAGGAATAG
- a CDS encoding GrpB family protein, whose translation MLKNRLTQQQKAAIYIFEEGDPNENPWVKGKPEQVHIEIVAHDPDWLARFSVQKSLIKSALGDLVLSIDHVGSTAVEGLAAKPIIDIDLIVENPEDEASYLLALEALGYELTIREPSWYQHRMLKLHHPMVNLHVFGKDCP comes from the coding sequence ATGTTAAAAAATCGATTAACACAACAACAAAAAGCGGCTATTTATATTTTTGAAGAAGGCGATCCTAATGAAAATCCTTGGGTGAAAGGTAAACCTGAGCAAGTACATATTGAAATAGTCGCGCATGATCCTGATTGGCTTGCACGATTTAGCGTACAAAAATCTTTGATTAAGAGTGCTTTGGGTGATTTAGTATTATCAATTGATCATGTTGGATCAACAGCAGTTGAAGGCTTAGCCGCTAAACCAATCATTGATATTGATTTGATTGTAGAAAATCCTGAAGATGAAGCATCTTATCTTCTAGCTTTGGAAGCATTGGGTTATGAGCTGACGATTCGTGAACCATCGTGGTATCAGCATCGTATGCTGAAATTGCACCATCCTATGGTGAATTTGCATGTATTTGGTAAGGATTGTCCTTAA
- a CDS encoding ATP-binding cassette domain-containing protein — protein sequence MSKFLQLNQLSYGLPNGNAVFSDLTYTFSQPITALIGRNGVGKSLLAQIMAGRLLPTEGSCINSDLVYYLSQKAHEKSAETIAEALGIQYILNSLQRIENGSVDPDDFETVGSRWCIQDEALNLLADLSLSHVSLATAMQQLSGGEQMRIRIAAAFLSQAQILILDEPSNHLDYHYKQVLWSMIQSWQGQVVIITHDRYLLNRVSAIVELSAKGLTAYSGAYQDYIEQRDAELASAIQQLNAVKQTEKKRLAVAQQQLERQAKRSSQANKQRGEQNQAKILLDRQKNRSELSSGKAKQQRDQIAEQGKLAIQSAKDRLDQQETVVLHGYDVDAFVPKVLAELNQLTLPHLSEHLREFHGQIEKGDRIAIVGKNGSGKSVLLKTLAGLVSPLQGEVKHHVNFAYLDQQLSSLDLSQSILDQISDGQTKEKITDLRMQLAQLGLDNTVINQPMNALSGGEQLKAALILSLYQKKNLHNYCYWMSPITIWICHHYKHWSNYCRVIEVLW from the coding sequence ATGTCCAAATTTTTGCAGCTTAATCAGTTGTCTTATGGTTTGCCAAATGGCAACGCAGTTTTTTCAGACTTAACTTATACATTCTCTCAGCCAATCACAGCTTTGATTGGGCGAAATGGCGTTGGCAAAAGCTTATTGGCACAAATCATGGCGGGGCGATTATTGCCAACGGAAGGCTCATGTATCAATAGTGATTTAGTTTATTACTTATCACAAAAAGCCCATGAAAAAAGCGCTGAAACCATTGCTGAAGCATTGGGAATTCAATATATATTGAATTCATTGCAACGCATCGAAAATGGTAGTGTTGATCCTGATGATTTTGAAACTGTGGGTTCGCGTTGGTGCATTCAGGATGAGGCTCTGAATTTATTGGCTGATCTGTCTTTATCCCATGTTTCGTTAGCAACTGCTATGCAGCAATTAAGCGGTGGTGAGCAAATGCGTATTCGCATTGCGGCTGCTTTTTTATCACAAGCGCAGATTTTGATTCTAGATGAACCTAGCAACCATTTGGATTATCACTATAAACAAGTTTTATGGTCGATGATTCAATCATGGCAAGGGCAGGTGGTCATTATCACCCATGATCGTTATTTGTTGAACCGAGTGAGCGCCATTGTGGAATTATCTGCTAAAGGCTTAACAGCATACAGCGGTGCTTATCAAGATTATATTGAGCAAAGGGATGCCGAATTAGCTTCTGCTATTCAGCAGTTGAATGCGGTGAAACAGACAGAGAAAAAGCGCTTGGCAGTTGCACAGCAACAATTAGAACGACAAGCGAAACGATCCTCTCAAGCCAATAAACAACGTGGTGAGCAAAATCAAGCGAAGATATTGCTAGATCGTCAAAAGAATCGCAGTGAATTAAGTTCAGGCAAAGCCAAACAACAAAGAGATCAGATTGCTGAACAAGGCAAGCTAGCCATTCAATCTGCAAAAGATCGTCTAGATCAGCAAGAAACAGTTGTGTTACATGGTTATGATGTGGACGCTTTTGTGCCAAAAGTATTGGCAGAATTGAATCAGCTTACATTGCCACATTTATCTGAGCATTTGCGAGAATTTCATGGGCAGATTGAAAAAGGCGATCGCATTGCTATTGTGGGCAAAAATGGCAGTGGCAAATCTGTATTACTGAAAACATTGGCAGGGTTGGTTTCACCCTTACAAGGCGAAGTGAAGCATCATGTGAATTTTGCTTATTTGGATCAGCAATTGTCTTCATTGGATTTATCACAATCTATTTTGGATCAAATTTCAGATGGGCAAACTAAAGAAAAAATTACAGATTTAAGAATGCAATTGGCACAATTGGGTTTGGATAATACAGTGATTAATCAACCCATGAATGCTTTAAGTGGCGGAGAGCAATTGAAAGCTGCTTTGATTCTGTCTTTATATCAAAAAAAGAACCTGCACAATTATTGTTATTGGATGAGCCCAATAACCATTTGGATTTGCCATCATTACAAGCATTGGAGCAATTATTGCAGAGTTATCGAGGTGCTTTGGTGA
- the tet(X) gene encoding tetracycline-inactivating monooxygenase Tet(X), with product MTLLKHKKITIIGAGPVGLTMARLLQQNGVDITVYERDKDQDARIFGGTLDLHRDSGQEAMKRAGLLQTYYDLALPMGVNIVDEKGNILTTKNVRPENRFDNPEINRNDLRTILLNSLQNDTVIWDRKLVTLEPDKEKWILTFEDKSSETADLVIIANGGMSKVRKFVTDTEVEETGTFNIQADIHQPEVNCPGFFQLCNGNRLMAAHQGNLLFANPNNNGALHFGISFKTPDEWKSKTRVDFQDRNSVVDFLLKKFSDWDERYKELIRLTSSFVGLATRIFPLDKSWKSKRPLPITMIGDAAHLMPPFAGQGVNSGLMDALILSDNLTNGKFNSIEEAIENYEQQMFAYGREAQAESIINETEMFSLDFSFQKLMNL from the coding sequence ATGACTTTACTAAAACATAAAAAAATTACAATAATTGGTGCCGGGCCTGTTGGATTAACAATGGCGAGATTGTTACAGCAAAACGGCGTGGACATTACAGTTTACGAGAGAGACAAAGACCAAGATGCAAGGATTTTTGGTGGGACACTTGATCTGCACAGGGATTCGGGACAGGAAGCAATGAAAAGAGCGGGATTGTTACAAACTTATTATGACTTAGCTTTACCAATGGGTGTAAATATTGTTGATGAAAAGGGCAATATTTTAACCACAAAAAATGTAAGACCCGAAAATCGTTTTGACAATCCTGAAATAAACAGAAATGACTTAAGGACTATCCTATTAAATAGTTTACAAAATGATACCGTCATTTGGGATAGAAAACTTGTTACCCTTGAACCTGATAAGGAGAAGTGGATACTAACTTTTGAGGATAAATCGAGTGAAACAGCAGATCTGGTTATTATTGCCAATGGTGGAATGTCTAAAGTAAGAAAATTTGTTACCGACACGGAAGTTGAAGAAACAGGTACTTTCAATATACAAGCCGATATTCATCAACCGGAGGTGAACTGTCCTGGATTTTTTCAGCTTTGCAATGGAAACCGGCTAATGGCTGCTCATCAAGGTAATTTATTATTTGCGAATCCTAATAATAATGGTGCATTGCATTTTGGAATAAGTTTTAAAACACCTGATGAATGGAAAAGCAAAACGCGGGTAGATTTTCAAGACAGAAATAGTGTCGTTGATTTTCTCCTGAAAAAATTTTCCGATTGGGACGAACGCTACAAAGAACTGATTCGTTTGACATCATCTTTTGTAGGGTTAGCGACACGAATATTTCCCTTAGATAAGTCTTGGAAAAGTAAGCGTCCATTACCCATAACGATGATTGGAGATGCTGCTCATTTGATGCCTCCTTTTGCAGGACAAGGCGTAAACAGTGGGTTGATGGATGCCTTGATATTGTCGGATAATCTGACCAATGGGAAATTTAACAGCATTGAAGAGGCTATTGAAAATTATGAACAGCAAATGTTTGCTTATGGAAGAGAAGCACAGGCAGAATCAATAATAAACGAAACGGAAATGTTCAGCCTCGACTTTTCTTTCCAAAAACTAATGAATCTATAA